A window of Nicotiana tabacum cultivar K326 chromosome 24, ASM71507v2, whole genome shotgun sequence contains these coding sequences:
- the LOC107774626 gene encoding two-component response regulator ARR6 isoform X2, with product MEVENMAGDYSLSDAQELHVLAVDDSHVDRKVIERLLKISCCKVTAVESGRMALQYLGLDGEKSSLGIDELKVNLIMTDYSMPGMTGYELLKKIKGSSALSKIPVVIMSSEKILARIDRCLEEGAKEFLQKPVKLSDVKRLKDFILRGENDNKETEQMKEGSCSRKRKIQDCSLSLTQTHDIPSSPKCSSAPLLQQSLLKHPKIA from the exons ATGGAAGTGGAAAATATGGCTGGTGACTATTCTTTAAGTGATGCCCAAGAATTGCATGTTCTAGCCGTCGATGATAGTCATGTGGATAGGAAAGTTATTGAGCGATTGCTGAAAATCTCTTGCTGTAAAG TGACAGCAGTTGAGAGTGGAAGGATGGCTTTGCAATATTTGGGTTTGGATGGAGAGAAAAGTTCTCTGGGAATTGAT GAATTGAAGGTGAATCTGATAATGACTGACTATTCTATGCCTGGAATGACAGGATATGAACTTCTCAAGAAGATCAAG GGATCTTCGGCGTTGAGCAAAATTCCTGTTGTGATTATGTCATCAGAAAAGATTTTAGCTCGTATTGATAG ATGTTTGGAGGAAGGGGCCAAAGAGTTTCTCCAGAAACCTGTCAAGCTTTCCGATGTTAAACGACTGAAAGATTTCATTTTGAGAGGGGAGAATGATAACAAGGAAACAGAGCAAATGAAAGAAGGGAGTTGTTCCAGAAAGAGAAAAATTCAAGACTGTTCATTGTCATTGACACAAACTCATGATATACCCTCATCACCAAAATGTTCATCAGCTCCATTATTGCAACAGTCTCTGTTGAAGCACCCAAAGATTGCATAA
- the LOC107774626 gene encoding two-component response regulator ARR6 isoform X1 translates to MEVENMAGDYSLSDAQELHVLAVDDSHVDRKVIERLLKISCCKAVESGRMALQYLGLDGEKSSLGIDELKVNLIMTDYSMPGMTGYELLKKIKGSSALSKIPVVIMSSEKILARIDRCLEEGAKEFLQKPVKLSDVKRLKDFILRGENDNKETEQMKEGSCSRKRKIQDCSLSLTQTHDIPSSPKCSSAPLLQQSLLKHPKIA, encoded by the exons ATGGAAGTGGAAAATATGGCTGGTGACTATTCTTTAAGTGATGCCCAAGAATTGCATGTTCTAGCCGTCGATGATAGTCATGTGGATAGGAAAGTTATTGAGCGATTGCTGAAAATCTCTTGCTGTAAAG CAGTTGAGAGTGGAAGGATGGCTTTGCAATATTTGGGTTTGGATGGAGAGAAAAGTTCTCTGGGAATTGAT GAATTGAAGGTGAATCTGATAATGACTGACTATTCTATGCCTGGAATGACAGGATATGAACTTCTCAAGAAGATCAAG GGATCTTCGGCGTTGAGCAAAATTCCTGTTGTGATTATGTCATCAGAAAAGATTTTAGCTCGTATTGATAG ATGTTTGGAGGAAGGGGCCAAAGAGTTTCTCCAGAAACCTGTCAAGCTTTCCGATGTTAAACGACTGAAAGATTTCATTTTGAGAGGGGAGAATGATAACAAGGAAACAGAGCAAATGAAAGAAGGGAGTTGTTCCAGAAAGAGAAAAATTCAAGACTGTTCATTGTCATTGACACAAACTCATGATATACCCTCATCACCAAAATGTTCATCAGCTCCATTATTGCAACAGTCTCTGTTGAAGCACCCAAAGATTGCATAA